A genome region from Haliotis asinina isolate JCU_RB_2024 chromosome 11, JCU_Hal_asi_v2, whole genome shotgun sequence includes the following:
- the LOC137256161 gene encoding uncharacterized protein, translating into MSDPRQGRMSLHCVQMLSLLFVLTWMSVPARASYGPFQRYYTRSYGHSEYPSYRNYYNPLSNCLKMVYGKDIFYDRPFPSISPMKTLDDSNAQDNIKRSYGNMFMTLDELKTSLGIPASTHVNWDGGVHSPENKPATSASTIGSGTLQFDSDVCCSTDELFFVNETLVDVENIPRKIAQLTKIGAYQFIRHGFCAVKGACPGECLQHYINLPLAVDEPAAGLPITFRFFKVPGYCSCRVIGI; encoded by the exons ATGTCTGATCCAAGACAAGGTAGAATGTCGCTGCACTGTGTCCAG ATGCTCAGCTTGCTATTTGTTCTCACGTGGATGTCCGTGCCAGCACGTGCCAGCTATGGTCCCTTTCAGCGTTACTATACAAGGTCTTACGGACATTCCGAATACCCTTCCTACAGAAATTACTACAACCCTTTATCCAACTGTTTGAAGATGGTGTACGGCAAAGACATTTTCTATGACCGTCCTTTTCCCTCCATCTCTCCGATGAAAACCTTGGACGACTCGAATGCCCAGGACAACATTAAAAGAAGCTACGGCAACATGTTTATGACCCTCGATGAACTGAAAACGTCTTTGGGAATCCCCGCTTCTACTCACGTCAATTGGGACGGCGGAGTTCACTCCCCGGAAAACAAGCCAGCAACTAGCGCCAGCACCATTGGTTCAGGCACGCTGCAGTTTGACTCTGATGTGTGCTGTTCCAC GGACGAGTTGTTCTTCGTCAACGAAACTTTGGTAGATGTGGAAAACATCCCAAGGAAGATAGCTCAGCTGACCAAGATTGGGGCATACCAGTTTATACGCCATGGATTTTGCGC TGTTAAAGGGGCATGCCCGGGGGAATGTTTACAGCACTACATTAATCTACCGCTGGCTGTAGATGAACCTGCGGCCGGTTTGCCAATCACATTTCGGTTTTTCAAGGTACCCGGATATTGTTCCTGTCGTGTAATTGGAATTTGA